In a single window of the Planctomycetia bacterium genome:
- the pdxA gene encoding 4-hydroxythreonine-4-phosphate dehydrogenase PdxA — protein MDSKVDKAGGLPRIGITMGDPGGIGAEVIVKALADESLRSRAQFIIYGIDELLSYAADLAELNPYWIHRSHEEPLSNGANVVTADFDEFGLDTRPMRKPTVEGGKASMRFLDEAIADIRAGRLDAMVTGPINKTAWQMAGFEFAGHTDLLARRFRAKRVSMMFTGGPLRVALASIHEALFELRNGFTIGLVFQPIDLLHTALRDWFGVPNPRIAVAGLNPHAGENGRFGDEEIRVIQPAVEMAVNAGINATGPYPADTVFLRAAQGEFDGVVAMYHDQALIPVKLLAFDRAVNLTLGLPIIRTSVDHGTAYDIVSKNRADPGSMKEAIRLAIDLSGRQRPPKNSLDNSSPPTEQYLK, from the coding sequence GTGGATTCGAAGGTCGACAAGGCAGGTGGCTTGCCGCGCATCGGCATCACCATGGGTGATCCCGGCGGCATCGGCGCCGAGGTCATCGTGAAGGCCCTGGCCGACGAATCGCTGCGCAGTCGGGCACAGTTCATCATCTACGGGATCGATGAATTGCTGTCCTACGCGGCCGACCTCGCCGAGCTGAACCCCTACTGGATACACCGCTCGCACGAAGAACCCCTCTCCAATGGGGCCAACGTCGTCACGGCCGACTTCGACGAATTCGGACTCGACACGCGACCGATGCGCAAGCCCACCGTCGAAGGCGGCAAGGCTTCGATGCGCTTTCTCGACGAGGCCATCGCGGACATCCGCGCCGGCAGGCTCGACGCCATGGTGACCGGCCCGATCAACAAGACCGCCTGGCAAATGGCGGGCTTCGAGTTCGCGGGGCATACCGACTTACTGGCCCGACGGTTTCGCGCGAAGCGCGTCTCGATGATGTTCACCGGCGGCCCCCTGCGCGTCGCACTGGCCAGCATCCACGAGGCGCTTTTCGAGCTACGCAACGGATTCACCATCGGCCTCGTCTTCCAGCCGATCGATCTGCTCCACACCGCGCTTCGGGACTGGTTCGGCGTGCCCAATCCGCGTATCGCCGTTGCCGGGTTGAATCCCCACGCCGGGGAGAACGGCCGATTCGGCGACGAAGAAATCCGCGTGATCCAGCCTGCCGTCGAGATGGCGGTCAATGCCGGCATCAATGCCACGGGCCCTTATCCCGCGGACACTGTTTTTCTTAGAGCTGCTCAGGGCGAGTTCGACGGCGTCGTTGCCATGTACCACGATCAGGCCCTGATTCCCGTCAAGCTGCTGGCGTTTGATCGCGCCGTCAATCTCACCCTCGGCCTGCCTATCATCCGCACCAGCGTCGATCATGGGACCGCATATGACATCGTCTCCAAGAACCGGGCCGATCCGGGCTCCATGAAGGAGGCGATTCGCCTGGCGATCGATCTTTCGGGCCGGCAGCGACCGCCGAAAAATTCGCTGGACAATTCTTCGCCACCGACCGAGCAATACCTCAAATAG
- a CDS encoding DUF1559 domain-containing protein has product MDLLVCQANQRRCQQRGDTRRRRLPRLHKQTQTRLCLAPPARHASAFTLIELLIVIAIIALLISILLPALSRSREIGRRTVCGSNLRQTGMAMLNYAQDFDSWLPAKGRAGTAVRDLAGLQHAGSTSMRYGPGLIGIFRDIMERKHTQESGGPDGNAAGPQYLPDPRILLCPSDTKNNYPNNPRDNYGILTGDNIWPTRAIEKFADLPRSSSEERDYKKSHSSYFYVALWRNDDRGDFILMADQSNRNDTGPLSWQGLDAEDNHGTRGMQVLLLDSHVEWTPLRSGEYTDVQFASRRYWGLVNSARPRYSAPDPGITRSSEVQTIE; this is encoded by the coding sequence ATGGACTTGCTCGTCTGTCAGGCGAATCAGCGGCGGTGCCAACAGCGCGGCGACACACGTCGTCGTCGGTTGCCACGTTTGCATAAACAGACACAGACACGTCTTTGCCTTGCACCTCCCGCCCGACACGCCTCTGCTTTCACGCTCATCGAACTGCTCATCGTCATCGCCATCATCGCTCTCCTGATTTCGATACTACTTCCTGCACTGTCCCGTTCGAGAGAAATCGGTCGACGCACCGTGTGCGGATCGAACCTTCGCCAGACCGGCATGGCGATGTTGAACTATGCCCAGGACTTTGACAGTTGGCTTCCGGCCAAGGGCAGGGCGGGGACGGCTGTTAGGGACCTCGCAGGGCTCCAGCACGCCGGCTCGACATCGATGAGATATGGGCCGGGTCTCATTGGAATATTTCGCGACATCATGGAGCGCAAGCATACGCAGGAGTCAGGTGGGCCGGATGGAAACGCGGCGGGGCCTCAATATCTTCCAGATCCCAGGATTCTGCTCTGTCCCAGCGACACCAAGAACAACTATCCGAATAATCCACGAGACAACTATGGAATACTGACCGGGGACAACATCTGGCCGACACGCGCGATCGAAAAGTTTGCGGACCTGCCGCGGTCTTCGTCTGAAGAGCGAGATTACAAAAAGTCGCACAGCAGTTACTTCTATGTCGCACTTTGGCGGAATGATGATCGCGGTGATTTCATCCTGATGGCCGATCAATCGAACCGAAATGACACGGGCCCGTTATCGTGGCAGGGACTCGATGCCGAAGACAATCATGGAACACGGGGAATGCAGGTTCTGCTTCTCGATTCCCATGTCGAATGGACTCCATTACGCAGTGGAGAGTACACCGATGTTCAGTTTGCTTCCCGGCGATATTGGGGCCTGGTTAATAGTGCAAGGCCTCGCTATTCCGCACCGGACCCGGGCATTACGCGAAGTTCCGAGGTTCAGACGATTGAATAG
- a CDS encoding tetratricopeptide repeat protein — translation MQGKPSQSSTPSPSTATPPATPQARRYSLRKRFVFAMLAFSIPLVLIGATELVLRLCGFGGYPPTILELGPTPDGVVCITDKAGPASYFFANRSKQGAINTFTFLKPKPKDTVRIFLAGGSAMKGFPQPMCFAPSAFLEAMLSSVWPGRHVEVINLGTTAVASFPVLGMVTEALNYEPDLVVVYAGNNEFYGAFGVASLHWAGSHPLAMVVNRAVRSTALMQGIDRLIAGPPAGAPDRTLMEVMIGQDYVGPDDSLRANAARNLGKHVSEIISRCASRRVPTIVCSVAANERDLAPLGTERLDDLAVADQKRVGELLAEADRTIVSDPSHAAELLQSAIKLYPAHARAHYQLGRALLAKGNTEQARVAFEDAIDLDPMPWRCIGECNDALRRAASEGKAIFCDTRQMFRDQSPGGCIGWELMDDHVHPTLLGQAVLARSIVQTMAGLTGPLGVSKEAYAKLPTNEELLKRLGDNMYDRYAVAHTLRKLMEIPFFKTTNPGAFERFDRLARDYESQMTPDVLTAARQWRDPRSHPGILRPITAMVGRVMIQRNDFAAAETLYAAARKAVPAYSSASLEYDYFMLICRERLRGRLSGADREIASRAIERGKFMIPRGAADSGMVERYIGRLHQLRSEWEAAIPFLLASRPKVGGTDLVAVDQALIMSYRRTGRMDQAYKLVENGIQNSGQYAGMYRMLKAELDQPMPASGP, via the coding sequence ATGCAAGGTAAGCCCAGTCAGTCATCGACCCCGTCGCCTTCAACCGCGACCCCTCCCGCAACGCCCCAGGCTCGTCGGTACTCGCTCCGCAAGCGATTCGTCTTCGCGATGCTGGCATTCTCGATTCCGCTCGTCTTGATCGGGGCAACGGAGCTCGTGCTTCGCCTCTGCGGCTTCGGCGGCTATCCACCGACGATCCTCGAACTCGGCCCCACGCCTGACGGTGTCGTGTGCATCACCGACAAGGCCGGCCCGGCCTCCTACTTCTTCGCCAACCGCAGCAAGCAGGGGGCGATCAATACGTTCACCTTCCTCAAGCCCAAGCCCAAGGACACCGTGCGCATCTTTCTGGCCGGCGGCTCGGCGATGAAGGGGTTCCCACAGCCGATGTGTTTCGCGCCGTCGGCATTCCTGGAGGCGATGCTAAGTAGTGTGTGGCCCGGCCGCCATGTCGAAGTCATCAATCTCGGCACGACGGCCGTCGCCAGCTTTCCCGTCCTCGGAATGGTCACGGAGGCACTGAATTACGAACCGGACCTGGTCGTCGTGTACGCGGGCAACAACGAGTTCTACGGGGCGTTCGGCGTGGCCTCGCTCCATTGGGCCGGCAGCCATCCGTTGGCGATGGTTGTAAATCGCGCGGTCCGCTCGACTGCATTGATGCAGGGGATCGACCGCCTCATCGCCGGTCCGCCCGCCGGCGCGCCGGATCGAACGCTGATGGAGGTCATGATCGGCCAGGACTACGTCGGGCCCGATGATTCACTCCGGGCCAACGCAGCGAGAAACCTCGGCAAACACGTCTCGGAAATCATCAGCCGCTGCGCCAGTCGTCGTGTCCCGACAATCGTGTGCAGCGTCGCGGCTAATGAGCGCGACCTCGCTCCATTGGGTACGGAGCGATTGGACGATCTGGCGGTCGCGGATCAGAAGCGCGTCGGCGAACTGCTCGCCGAGGCTGATCGCACCATCGTCTCTGACCCGTCGCATGCCGCCGAGCTCCTCCAGTCGGCCATCAAGTTGTATCCCGCCCATGCCAGGGCTCACTACCAGCTCGGTCGGGCATTACTGGCAAAAGGCAATACCGAGCAGGCGCGTGTTGCATTTGAAGATGCAATCGACCTCGATCCCATGCCCTGGCGGTGCATCGGAGAGTGCAATGACGCGCTGCGGCGCGCCGCCAGCGAGGGGAAGGCGATCTTCTGCGACACGCGGCAGATGTTTCGCGACCAGAGCCCCGGCGGCTGCATCGGCTGGGAACTGATGGACGATCACGTCCACCCGACGTTGCTGGGTCAGGCGGTGCTGGCCCGATCGATCGTGCAGACGATGGCCGGTCTGACCGGGCCGCTTGGCGTCTCAAAAGAGGCGTACGCGAAACTGCCGACGAACGAGGAACTCCTCAAGCGCCTCGGCGACAACATGTACGATCGCTACGCCGTCGCGCACACGCTGCGCAAGCTCATGGAGATTCCATTTTTCAAGACGACGAACCCCGGCGCATTCGAGCGTTTCGACAGGCTGGCCCGGGATTATGAATCGCAGATGACGCCCGATGTCCTGACGGCGGCGCGGCAATGGCGGGATCCCAGGTCCCATCCCGGCATCCTGCGTCCGATCACGGCGATGGTCGGTCGGGTGATGATCCAGCGAAACGACTTCGCGGCCGCGGAGACGCTTTATGCCGCCGCGCGGAAGGCGGTGCCGGCGTATTCTTCGGCCAGTCTCGAATACGATTATTTCATGCTAATTTGCCGCGAGCGCCTGAGGGGCCGGCTGTCGGGCGCCGACCGTGAGATCGCGAGTCGGGCAATCGAGCGCGGCAAGTTCATGATTCCTCGCGGGGCGGCAGATTCCGGCATGGTGGAGCGCTATATCGGCCGCCTTCACCAATTGCGAAGTGAGTGGGAGGCGGCGATTCCGTTTCTCCTTGCGAGTCGGCCGAAAGTGGGCGGGACGGACCTGGTCGCGGTGGATCAGGCCCTGATCATGTCGTATCGCCGCACAGGGCGAATGGACCAGGCCTACAAGCTGGTCGAAAACGGCATCCAGAACAGCGGACAGTACGCAGGCATGTACCGAATGCTGAAGGCGGAATTGGATCAGCCGATGCCTGCATCAGGACCGTGA
- a CDS encoding PEP-CTERM sorting domain-containing protein has product MKKLLAACVLLAMAVPAQATIYNDSVNDVFTGAGGGILDIVSVEVTNDATDISFKFTLAGDVDATDWGKYMVAIDSVVGGDSAGNAWGRPISMSAGMDSWLGGWADSGNGMELYNWAGGWPFPPNEATYNGSTTISVSKSGSMFTMTTSLANLGLSIGNSFLFDAFTSGGGGGDGAVDSLGNPNQNIGDWGDFSDATPLKYIVVPEPATLAILGLAGLALIRRRR; this is encoded by the coding sequence ATGAAGAAGTTGTTGGCAGCATGCGTATTGTTGGCAATGGCTGTACCTGCCCAGGCCACCATTTACAACGACTCTGTGAATGATGTGTTCACCGGCGCCGGTGGCGGCATCCTCGACATCGTGTCGGTCGAAGTGACCAATGACGCGACTGACATCTCGTTCAAGTTCACGCTCGCCGGTGACGTCGACGCCACGGACTGGGGCAAGTACATGGTCGCGATTGACAGCGTGGTCGGCGGCGACTCTGCCGGCAACGCCTGGGGACGGCCGATCTCCATGAGCGCCGGAATGGACTCGTGGCTCGGCGGTTGGGCCGACAGCGGCAACGGCATGGAGCTGTACAACTGGGCCGGAGGCTGGCCATTCCCGCCGAATGAGGCCACATACAACGGCTCGACGACTATCAGCGTCAGCAAGAGCGGCAGCATGTTCACCATGACGACGTCCCTCGCCAATCTGGGCCTCAGCATTGGTAATTCATTCCTCTTCGACGCCTTCACCAGCGGCGGCGGCGGCGGTGACGGCGCGGTCGATTCGCTCGGCAATCCGAATCAGAACATTGGCGACTGGGGCGATTTCTCGGATGCGACGCCCCTGAAGTATATTGTCGTCCCCGAGCCGGCCACTCTGGCCATTCTCGGTCTGGCCGGTCTGGCGCTGATTCGACGCCGACGCTAA
- a CDS encoding riboflavin synthase, protein MFSGIIDCIGEVVEAGAVPGGMRLRVRAPGYWTGVALGASIAIDGVCLTATTTSGDIATFDVVAETLRRTTLGTLRAGGRVNLQKSLKAGDPIDGHFVQGHVDAIARVERVEQSPAESMWWFALDADAMRYVIPKGSIAIDGISLTVANRRDDCFSVALIPTTLERTTLGDKQVGARVNIETDILSRTIVHHLQTIAGDDPQAFVERLRRSGQA, encoded by the coding sequence ATGTTCTCTGGCATTATTGATTGCATCGGAGAGGTCGTGGAGGCGGGCGCCGTCCCTGGTGGGATGCGCCTGCGGGTTCGCGCGCCGGGCTATTGGACCGGCGTCGCCTTGGGCGCGAGCATCGCCATCGACGGCGTGTGCCTGACGGCGACCACAACGTCAGGGGACATCGCGACATTCGACGTGGTGGCCGAGACGCTTCGCAGAACCACCCTCGGCACGTTGCGCGCGGGGGGCCGCGTGAATCTGCAAAAATCTCTGAAGGCCGGCGACCCGATCGACGGGCACTTCGTGCAGGGGCACGTCGATGCAATCGCGAGGGTCGAACGCGTGGAGCAATCGCCCGCGGAGTCGATGTGGTGGTTTGCCCTCGATGCAGATGCGATGCGCTACGTCATTCCCAAGGGGTCGATCGCCATCGACGGAATCTCACTGACCGTCGCGAATCGACGCGACGACTGCTTCAGCGTCGCACTGATTCCCACGACGCTTGAGCGGACGACGCTCGGCGATAAGCAGGTCGGCGCACGGGTCAATATCGAAACGGACATTCTTTCTCGAACGATCGTGCATCATCTCCAGACCATCGCAGGCGACGACCCGCAAGCGTTCGTCGAGCGCCTCAGGCGATCCGGACAGGCGTAA
- a CDS encoding proprotein convertase P-domain-containing protein → MASKKLHGVVVGFVITALVGFGFVAADVAFAGDCSGLPPITGADLTQNSVYPPTPNALQNNPTGFGDSRPDSLGGNELNQLYLANNSANLYVGVTGNLRGDDTNQNTILIFIDTDNMGGPTALETSGIVGSNALRNLDLDNMTPGVKLDFDPEYCIAIWNDQNVYTALRHNLQNPSDVGVTIASIGGTFAFTNDNTMGVTEDLGLDPQTAQAATAVNGFEVRLPLAQLGPLANNATINVQVLLASGGGFMSNQSLPPLGQPNGGVANVGIHNPAGDPPNDVDFTNEARFPGTQNTSYTLNPSGLAPTGSINGQNIPTRYGTNGMLKATQNNHTGFGNATPFAPPTEGSELDQLFVKADFTKLYVGITGNVPAFGDNRNTVMLFLDVPDNFLPGVNDLAGVNTFVGGPGGLQMMGQGGNGGFTFDPGFSPEWVIMYWRQDNAHQGRIQDLRNDEFLPLNFSITPAQHTGGSASYMAANLSNVLGVNNIAGDDPIRQTGLADGTLPDPDAPPTTGVQFSLLWDDLGVDFGGGSANVKMMACVVNGTGFISNQFLPPLNPTVLTPMNANASFSDAPLPLAIPDNTGTPATDTRTVDMSGAGIDRVTDVNVTVSISHPDISQLSVALRHVGSGRQVQLKQPGSGMGANLNVTYDSDGGMGTVQPAESLLTFNGVDPNDDWQLIVSDGISGQTGSINSWGIAVTEYTGGNVDNLGLYDAIDNDIDLGAEEPGVRFGGNQYLDLTVTPTGAPSGFTGSNIPASFGAMPLVTQNNYTGFGNAVPGVLGNVPGSELDQIRIKNTSDRLQVAVTGNLEGNGNVYVLLLDTDQAGGGFSTIPVLSTPPPVMNGIDGLTLDSGFTPNYALVVGRDPTAGVPVDDFNVFLKNINTNVSRTIGRLIRNSADGTLQDAIPNQNGSELDALFIQNDASKLYVGITGNLEANGNTWVILLQTTAMGSGTNILESTDVTAWPKPLRGMRADRMDIGFHPDFAIVMQRSGGNYSAQLVDLLDLPPGVTVTNLTFSSTYPPGANAFIGDNTNPFGVSDAVADDTAPGVGMGMTVQQENALTALRGVQFSIARSSLMHDMGSPPADGAEIKISALLVNNGGGGAVPSTYYSNQFLPPIDGGTFANLTEPPPPGRPTEFIDLSNEMIAPGSQFYSYTLATSGAYAVPTTFNGQGIPAAMGSPKSIQENYTQFGNAVLVNAGNANCMQVAMNNDNTDGVTGNSATMPETATTGMEFDIPFADIGLTPLDPETGPFVEVKVMVALTGSGGFFSNQILPPLNRSPAAPNLGNIVAMNPIPTVSWLGNLSDEAVAPGVQYLSYSLLPFCGEDPADINGDGMFTTADIDAFVGVLLGTVTDPCPVQKANVNNNASTNGLDVQAFINVIPFIP, encoded by the coding sequence GTGGCATCGAAGAAGTTGCATGGCGTCGTTGTCGGTTTTGTCATTACAGCGTTAGTCGGGTTCGGCTTTGTTGCGGCCGATGTCGCCTTTGCGGGCGATTGCAGCGGCCTGCCTCCGATCACCGGAGCTGACCTGACCCAGAACTCAGTTTACCCCCCAACGCCTAACGCCCTGCAGAACAACCCCACGGGTTTCGGCGATTCGCGCCCCGACTCGCTGGGCGGAAATGAGTTGAACCAGCTCTACCTGGCCAACAACTCGGCGAATCTGTACGTCGGCGTGACAGGCAATCTGCGAGGCGACGACACCAATCAGAATACGATTCTGATCTTCATCGACACCGACAACATGGGCGGCCCGACGGCGCTGGAAACGTCGGGCATCGTGGGATCGAACGCCCTGCGGAACCTGGACCTCGACAACATGACGCCCGGCGTGAAGCTCGATTTCGATCCTGAGTATTGCATCGCCATCTGGAACGATCAGAACGTCTATACGGCGCTGCGTCACAATCTGCAGAATCCGTCCGACGTGGGCGTGACGATCGCGAGCATCGGCGGAACCTTCGCGTTCACCAATGACAACACGATGGGCGTGACGGAGGATCTGGGACTCGACCCGCAGACAGCTCAGGCGGCCACTGCAGTGAATGGATTTGAAGTTCGCCTTCCGCTCGCTCAGCTTGGTCCGCTGGCGAATAATGCGACCATCAATGTTCAGGTCCTGCTCGCGAGCGGCGGCGGATTCATGAGTAACCAGAGCCTCCCGCCGCTTGGCCAGCCGAACGGCGGCGTCGCCAACGTCGGCATCCACAATCCGGCCGGCGATCCGCCGAACGATGTGGACTTCACCAACGAAGCGCGGTTCCCCGGCACCCAGAATACTTCCTACACGCTGAATCCGTCGGGTCTGGCCCCGACCGGTTCGATCAATGGGCAGAATATTCCGACGCGCTACGGCACGAACGGCATGCTCAAGGCCACGCAGAACAACCACACCGGCTTCGGCAATGCCACGCCGTTTGCACCGCCGACCGAAGGCAGCGAGCTCGATCAATTGTTCGTCAAGGCGGACTTCACCAAGCTCTATGTCGGCATCACCGGAAACGTCCCGGCCTTCGGCGACAACCGCAACACCGTCATGTTGTTTCTCGACGTTCCCGACAACTTCCTTCCGGGCGTCAACGACCTGGCAGGCGTGAACACCTTTGTCGGCGGCCCCGGCGGCCTGCAAATGATGGGCCAGGGCGGCAACGGCGGGTTTACCTTTGATCCCGGCTTTTCGCCTGAGTGGGTCATCATGTATTGGCGGCAGGACAACGCCCATCAGGGCCGCATTCAGGACCTGCGCAACGACGAATTCCTCCCGCTCAACTTCTCGATTACGCCCGCCCAGCATACCGGCGGCAGCGCCAGTTACATGGCTGCCAATCTCAGCAACGTGCTCGGCGTCAACAACATCGCCGGTGACGATCCTATTCGTCAGACCGGTCTCGCCGATGGAACGCTTCCCGACCCGGACGCGCCGCCGACCACCGGCGTACAGTTCTCGCTCCTGTGGGACGACCTCGGTGTGGATTTCGGCGGTGGCAGCGCCAACGTGAAAATGATGGCCTGCGTCGTTAATGGAACGGGTTTCATCAGCAATCAGTTCCTCCCGCCGCTGAACCCGACGGTTCTCACGCCGATGAATGCGAACGCGTCGTTCTCCGACGCGCCGCTTCCGCTGGCGATCCCGGACAACACCGGAACTCCCGCCACCGACACGAGAACCGTCGATATGTCCGGCGCCGGGATTGATCGCGTGACGGACGTCAACGTGACGGTCAGCATCTCCCACCCCGATATTAGCCAGCTCAGCGTTGCGCTGCGGCACGTGGGCAGCGGTCGCCAGGTTCAGCTCAAGCAGCCTGGCTCCGGTATGGGGGCAAACCTCAATGTGACCTACGACTCTGACGGCGGCATGGGCACGGTCCAACCGGCCGAATCGCTGCTTACGTTTAACGGCGTGGATCCGAACGACGACTGGCAGCTTATCGTCAGTGACGGCATCTCGGGCCAGACTGGATCGATCAACTCCTGGGGCATCGCCGTCACCGAGTACACCGGCGGCAACGTCGATAATCTGGGCTTGTATGACGCCATTGACAACGACATCGATCTGGGCGCCGAGGAGCCGGGTGTCCGGTTCGGTGGCAACCAGTACCTCGACTTGACTGTGACGCCGACCGGCGCGCCTTCAGGATTCACCGGCAGCAATATCCCCGCTTCGTTCGGGGCGATGCCGTTGGTGACACAGAACAACTACACCGGCTTCGGCAATGCGGTTCCCGGTGTGCTCGGCAACGTGCCCGGCTCGGAGTTGGACCAGATTCGCATCAAGAATACGTCCGACCGCCTGCAGGTCGCCGTGACCGGCAATCTGGAGGGCAATGGCAACGTATATGTGTTGCTGCTTGACACCGATCAGGCCGGCGGAGGCTTCAGCACGATCCCCGTGCTCTCGACGCCGCCGCCCGTGATGAACGGGATAGACGGTTTGACGCTGGACAGCGGCTTTACGCCGAACTACGCGCTGGTCGTCGGTCGCGACCCCACGGCGGGCGTGCCGGTCGATGACTTCAACGTGTTCCTGAAGAACATCAACACCAACGTCTCTCGTACGATCGGTCGCTTGATCCGCAATTCCGCCGACGGGACGCTGCAGGACGCCATCCCGAACCAGAACGGCAGCGAGTTGGATGCGCTCTTCATCCAGAACGACGCCTCGAAGTTGTACGTCGGCATTACCGGCAACCTGGAGGCCAACGGCAACACGTGGGTCATCCTGTTGCAGACGACGGCGATGGGCTCCGGGACGAACATCCTCGAGTCGACCGACGTCACTGCCTGGCCCAAGCCGCTGCGCGGTATGAGGGCGGATCGAATGGATATCGGTTTCCATCCGGACTTCGCCATTGTCATGCAGCGAAGCGGCGGCAACTACTCAGCACAGTTGGTCGACCTGCTCGACCTTCCGCCGGGGGTGACCGTCACGAACCTGACCTTTAGTTCCACTTATCCGCCGGGCGCCAATGCCTTCATCGGAGACAACACCAATCCCTTCGGCGTGAGCGACGCCGTGGCGGATGACACAGCGCCGGGCGTGGGGATGGGCATGACTGTTCAGCAAGAGAACGCGTTGACCGCGCTCCGCGGCGTGCAGTTCTCGATCGCCCGCAGTTCGCTGATGCATGACATGGGTTCGCCGCCGGCCGATGGCGCGGAGATCAAGATCAGCGCTCTGTTGGTTAACAACGGCGGCGGTGGTGCGGTGCCGAGCACCTACTACAGCAACCAGTTCCTGCCGCCTATTGACGGTGGAACGTTTGCCAACCTGACCGAGCCGCCTCCTCCGGGACGGCCGACGGAATTTATCGACCTCTCGAATGAGATGATCGCGCCGGGTTCGCAGTTCTACTCCTATACGCTCGCGACTTCGGGCGCCTATGCCGTGCCGACGACCTTCAACGGTCAGGGCATCCCGGCGGCAATGGGATCGCCGAAGTCGATACAGGAGAACTACACCCAGTTCGGCAATGCCGTCCTGGTCAATGCCGGCAATGCCAACTGCATGCAGGTGGCGATGAACAACGACAACACCGACGGCGTCACCGGGAACAGCGCCACGATGCCGGAGACGGCGACGACCGGCATGGAGTTCGACATTCCGTTTGCTGACATCGGGCTGACACCGCTCGATCCGGAAACGGGACCGTTCGTTGAGGTCAAGGTGATGGTCGCCCTGACCGGCAGCGGTGGATTCTTCTCGAACCAGATTCTCCCGCCGCTCAACAGAAGCCCGGCGGCGCCCAACCTGGGTAACATCGTGGCCATGAACCCGATCCCCACCGTTTCCTGGCTCGGTAATCTGTCCGACGAGGCCGTGGCGCCAGGCGTCCAATACCTGAGCTACTCGCTGCTTCCGTTCTGCGGTGAAGACCCGGCCGACATCAACGGCGACGGCATGTTTACGACGGCGGACATTGACGCCTTCGTGGGGGTGCTGCTGGGAACGGTGACCGATCCGTGCCCGGTGCAGAAGGCCAACGTGAATAACAACGCATCTACCAACGGCCTGGACGTCCAGGCGTTTATAAACGTGATTCCGTTCATCCCCTGA